One window from the genome of Gadus macrocephalus chromosome 7, ASM3116895v1 encodes:
- the adora2b gene encoding adenosine receptor A2b — translation MSTAYPYIVIEIIIAILSVAGNILVCWAVAINTTLKNATNYFLVSLAVADILVGCLAIPFAITISIGIKLDFYGCLFLACFVLVLTQSSIFSLLAIAIDRYLAVKISLRYNELMTGKRARVIIAVLWILSFVIGLIPFLEWNKKKESCDSTPPGNHSGAGAPSGGGGGGGGLLSSCELECLFESVVDMHYMVYFNFFVCVLLPLLIMLGIYLKIFTVARKQMRKIELKCVGNGDSHQHHRTLLQREIRAAKSLSIIMGLFALCWLPVHVLNCLKLFFPKLHRPQILMYVAILLSHANSAVNPVIYAYRIQDFRNTFRKILSRHILCRREDLYRSSNGNQRHRDQVQSSGAPGGEGGQQDGSIAC, via the exons ATGAGTACAGCGTACCCATACATTGTCATTGAAATAATCATCGCTATATTGTCTGTAGCAGGCAACATATTGGTGTGCTGGGCTGTCGCGATCAACACCACTTTGAAAAACGCCACGAACTACTTTCTGGTGTCCCTGGCTGTAGCAGACATCCTTGTGGGCTGCCTCGCCATCCCCTTCGCCATAACCATCAGCATCGGCATCAAATTGGACTTTTACGGATGTCTTTTCCTCGCGTGTTTTGTGTTAGTTTTGACCCAAAGCTCAATATTCAGCCTACTTGCGATTGCCATTGATCGATATTTGGCCGTCAAAATTTCTCTTCG GTACAATGAGTTGATGACCGGGAAGCGTGCCAGGGTCATCATCGCCGTCCTATGGATCCTGTCCTTCGTGATCGGCCTCATCCCCTTCCTGGAATGGAACAAGAAGAAGGAGTCCTGTGACTCTACCCCCCCCGGCAACCATTCCGGGGCAGGTGCCCCctccggtggcggcggcggcggcggcggcttgcTGAGCAGCTGCGAGCTGGAGTGCCTCTTTGAGAGCGTGGTGGACATGCACTACATGGTCTACTTTaacttctttgtgtgtgtgctgctgccgctgctcatCATGCTGGGCATCTACCTGAAGATCTTCACCGTGGCCCGCAAGCAGATGCGCAAGATCGAGCTCAAGTGCGTGGGCAACGGCGAcagccaccagcaccaccgcACCCTGCTTCAGCGGGAGATCCGCGCGGCCAAGTCGCTCTCCATCATCATGGGGCTGTTTGCCCTGTGCTGGCTGCCCGTGCACGTGCTGAACTGCCTGAAACTGTTCTTCCCCAAACTGCATCGCCCGCAGATCTTGATGTACGTGGCCATCCTCCTGTCGCACGCCAACTCGGCCGTCAACCCCGTCATCTACGCGTACCGTATCCAGGACTTCCGGAACACCTTCCGCAAGATCCTGTCTCGTCACATCCTGTGTCGTAGGGAGGATCTCTATCGCAGCTCCAACGGGAACCAACGGCATAGGGACCAGGTGCAGAGCTCCGGGGCCCCcggtggggaggggggccaACAGGACGGCTCCATCGCGTGTTGA